A genomic segment from Fusarium keratoplasticum isolate Fu6.1 chromosome 10, whole genome shotgun sequence encodes:
- a CDS encoding Epimerase domain-containing protein, with translation MSTQAILLIGATGYVGGTVLDHFIKAQDEVLKHLTFDLLVRSEDAANKLRSAYGDRVNPIQWAGLHDVEFISDIASNYDIIISTGSGFITDGAEAFVKGLARRVKPGASPPWMLHISGCSNLSDRPLTQQAYPDREWDDTDGNAVYEFLKAEDAREPYPQRTTEVRVLSTAQETGVQAVSLNTPIIFGTGTGLFNQQGIIIPIIMRYVIQHGHGFKLNETSVWDWVHVEDLADVFVLLTRTILEREDRAVGYIPSGKNGIIFPATGRALQLEIMQNCLDVAFAEGILPREGTPSSKEIRQVTLQELADEITAGLTDMAERGWAGTKLMKGTEAKRLLGWNPTRLEEAWKQDFKDELEALKNGQRPWTLESCIGQKK, from the coding sequence ATGTCCACTCAGGCCATTCTTCTCATAGGTGCAACCGGCTATGTCGGCGGCACTGTTCTCGATCATTTCATCAAAGCCCAGGATGAGGTTCTGAAACACCTCACTTTTGACCTGCTGGTCCGAAGCGAAGACGCTGCTAATAAGCTTCGCTCAGCTTATGGTGATCGCGTCAATCCTATTCAGTGGGCAGGTCTTCACGATGTCGAGTTCATCAGTGACATTGCTTCCAACTATGATATTATCATCAGCACAGGCTCAGGGTTCATCACCGATGGAGCTGAAGCTTTCGTCAAAGGCCTCGCTCGTCGGGTCAAACCAGGTGCTTCACCGCCTTGGATGCTGCATATATCTGGCTGTAGCAATCTGTCTGATCGACCTCTCACTCAGCAAGCGTATCCGGATAGGGAATGGGATGACACGGACGGCAACGCAGTCTATGAATTCTTGAAGGCTGAAGACGCACGCGAGCCATATCCTCAAAGAACCACCGAGGTCCGTGTGCTGTCAACAGCCCAAGAGACTGGCGTCCAAGCAGTCAGTTTGAACACACCAATCATTTTTGGAACTGGAACGGGACTATTCAATCAACAAGGCATTATCATTCCAATCATAATGCGCTACGTCATCCAGCACGGGCACGGCTTCAAACTCAATGAGACCTCAGTCTGGGACTGGGTTCATGTTGAGGATCTTGCCGATGTCTTTGTTCTCTTGACTCGCACTATTCTGGAAAGGGAGGACCGCGCTGTTGGTTATATTCCTAGCGGAAAGAACGGAATCATCTTTCCGGCTACCGGACGAGCTTTACAGTTGGAGATCATGCAGAACTGCTTGGATGTGGCATTCGCCGAGGGAATATTGCCTCGTGAAGGCACGCCGTCTTCAAAGGAGATTCGACAGGTGACACTGCAGGAACTAGCTGACGAGATTACTGCTGGACTTACCGACATGGCTGAGCGAGGCTGGGCAGGCACCAAGTTGATGAAAGGAACAGAAGCAAAGAGGCTGTTAGGCTGGAATCCGACCAGGTTGGAAGAGGCTTGGAAGCAAGACTTTaaggatgagcttgaggcgTTGAAGAATGGGCAAAGACCGTGGACATTGGAGAGCTGCATTGGCCAGAAGAAATAA
- a CDS encoding PRK domain-containing protein has translation MESTYHSLANHVQQIWEEKRAKGHRRVIIAVAGPPGSGKSTITQEVARTVAGLPQGPLIASISADGFHLSLDTLRMLPNSKELTARRGAPWTFDGDAVVELIRRLQNSPDQIITAPTFDHAKKDPVPDGVKIGPEIQVCLVEGNYLLSKEAPWDAIAGLVDERWLVTVDRDVAIRRIANRHLKAGIESTMEKALERTLNNDMPNSDFVMRTSQGRFDVEVESVEVGSCIGAPSPSCGS, from the coding sequence ATGGAGTCAACCTACCACTCGTTGGCAAACCACGTTCAGCAAATCTGGGAAGAGAAACGCGCAAAAGGTCACAGGCGTGTCATCATTGCCGTTGCAGGCCCTCCGGGATCTGGAAAGTCAACCATTACGCAGGAAGTTGCCCGTACCGTGGCGGGGCTACCTCAAGGCCCTTTGATCGCATCGATTTCCGCCGATGGGTTCCATCTTTCCCTCGACACTCTTCGCATGTTGCCAAACAGCAAAGAACTTACCGCGCGGAGAGGGGCCCCTTGGACATTCGATGGTGATGCAGTCGTGGAGCTCATACGGAGGCTTCAAAATTCACCTGACCAAATCATCACAGCACCAACTTTCGACCATGCGAAAAAAGATCCTGTCCCAGATGGCGTGAAGATAGGACCTGAGATCCAGGTCTGTCTCGTAGAAGGGAATTACCTTCTTAGCAAGGAAGCACCATGGGATGCCATTGCTGGACTTGTCGACGAGAGATGGCTGGTCACGGTAGACCGAGACGTCGCCATCAGAAGAATCGCCAATCGCCATTTAAAAGCAGGGATTGAGAGTACGATGGAGAAGGCACTTGAGCGAACGCTCAACAACGATATGCCAAATAGCGACTTTGTGATGCGCACCAGCCAGGGAAGATTTGATGTAGAAGTGGAAAGCGTAGAGGTCGGGTCTTGTATCGGTGCACCTTCACCATCATGTGGCTCTTGA
- a CDS encoding MFS domain-containing protein — MGPKDSDQPAVKPSEDSSHVEHVVGNVEGGEVLETKYASLGKWEVAKVFWRTTIFCLILNWAALNDGFQQQVPGNVIPMQAFINQMADTTLDGEPAISAKVISYWQGFAEMSKTLGMFTAGYFADRFGRKPAMMGAIVILLGGSVAQITAFDWKSWLGAAVLVRLGVGLAQSILVTYVSELSPFQIRGLMIGAYQLFIALGQLISAVATQLVDVYQPTKWRPLIATEFIFTGVLVILIFFVPESHLYHARKGDHEKAKSCMIKLYGTAPGYNVDHEYRVIQHGLEAEKRFNETVKESSFLEIFQRAHWRRTFAGCLGICSQWAAGAPIVFGYSTYFFKVAGLKDPFVVTIITFVLLIVTISLSLIACEYIGRRPLLIGGCFFMMVFNVGLGTTGFFKSDASDKAALAFLLLWVICYGCSAGPIGFVAAGETSTPRLRAQTTSFNLGCYGIGFVAFQWSVSYMISPDAGNMGIKAVYVWAGMLVPTTILLWFFYPETYGRTYWELDELYERKIPAWRFKNTKTLIEENGHKDKAVMSG, encoded by the exons ATGGGTCCCAAGGATTCTGACCAGCCTGCCGTCAAGCCTTCTGAAGATAGCAGTCACGTTGAACATGTGGTGGGAAATGTAGAAGGGGGCGAGGTCCTGGAGACCAAGTATGCTT CTCTCGGGAAATGGGAGGTGGCCAAAGTCTTCTGGAGGACTACCATCTTCTGCTTGATCCTGAATTGGGCAGCCCTCAACGATGGG TTCCAGCAGCAGGTTCCCGGCAACGTCATTCCCATGCAGGCTTTCATCAACCAGATGGCCGACACGACCCTCGACGGCGAACCGGCTATTAGCGCCAAAGTCATATCGTATTGGCAGGGCTTTGCGGAAATGTCCAAGACTCTGGGCATGTTTACAGCGGGCTACTTCGCTGACCGCTTCGGCCGAAA gccagccatgatgggtGCTATCGTGATTCTGCTCGGTGGCTCGGTTGCCCAGATCACAGCATTCGACTGGAAGAGCTGGCTCGGAGCTGCCGTGCTCGTCCGTTTGGGCGTTGGTCTGGCTCAGTCCATCCTCGTCACTTACGTCTCTGAGCTATCGCCGTTCCAGATTCGAGGCTTGATGATTGGTGCCTACCAGCTCTTCATCGCCTTGGGTCAGCTCATTAGTGCCGTCGCTACTCAGCTCGTTGATGTTTACCAGCCAACCAAGTGGAGGCCTTTGATCGCTACCGAGTTCATCTTCACAGGA GTCCTCGTCATTCTGATCTTTTTTGTCCCCGAATCCCACCTCTACCACGCTCGAAAGGGCGACCATGAGAAAGCAAAGAGCTGTATGATCAAGCTGTATGGGACTGCGCCCGGCTATAATGTG GACCACGAGTATCGTGTTATCCAGCATGGTCTCGAGGCAGAAAAGCGGTTCAACGAGACAGTCAAGGAGTCGTCCTTCTTGGAAATCTTCCAGCGTGCTCACTGGCGCAGGACATTCGCAGGCTGCTTGGGTATTTGCAGTCAGTGGGCTGCGGGTGCCCCGATCGTATTCGGGTATTCGACA TATTTCTTCAAAGTTGCGGGCCTTAAAGACCCGTTTGTTGTTACCATTATTAC TTTTgttctcctcatcgtcactATTTCCTTGTCACTGATTGCATGCGAGTATATCGGACGTAGGCCCCTTCTTATTGG TGGATGCTTCTTCATGATGGTCTTCAATGTCGGACTTGGAACGACCGGCTTCTTCAAATCAGACGCATCAGATAAGGCTGCTCTTGCCTTCTTGTTGCTTTGGGTAATCTGCTACGGCTGCTCAGCTGGACCCATTGGCTTCGTCGCAGCCGGGGAAACCTCGACTCCTCGTCTCCGAGCTCAGACAACGTCCTTCAATCTGGGCTGTTATGGCATCGGCTT TGTTGCCTTTCAGTGGTCCGTTTCGTACATGATTAGCCCTGATGCAGGAAATatgggcatcaaggccgtCTATGTATGGGCTGGCATGTTGGTTCCTACAACGATCCTGTTGTGGTTCTTCTATCCTGAG ACTTATGGCCGAACCTACTGGGAGCTCGACGAGCTTTACGAGCGAAAGATCCCCGCCTGGAGGTTTAAGAACACTAAGACTCTCATCGAGGAGAACGGCCACAAGGATAAAGCGGTCATGTCTGGCTAG
- a CDS encoding Zn(2)-C6 fungal-type domain-containing protein, with protein sequence MFLSLRFHRHLKRQPSPSGDSQPPAVTSSLHQQTTAPAQYQHLRNAPLGAQPPSRSDMSRPTGRDGPRLQVSRACVHCQRRKTRCAGSNNGQRACSYCLSTGKTCSFDQRPDRTPLTRKNLDDAETRCMQLRSLLEKFNPGLDIDAELAAFGSSSDVVQDSPDGVEDGAAREDYEWNEASSHVSPGSSAMHKDGMAILPSLNAGYLGRSSGSEILQEVTALLPPSTILSPSGSDESHPLPAQPAARGVGPDPPQLASLAVINTLIDGYFRLFNTSYPILHEPTFRSEVANRDRVCANPTWRIIYYMALAIGSWLLDNNTTPEQCPFYSAARSRISMQVFEAGTIRTVQGLLLMGNYLQKRDRPNTGYSLIGLAQRIAFGIGLHRERPSAEDKVVFERHRQLFWVVYCFDSGFSITTGRPMAVLEGFIDQALPRNIDDQDCDNSSVVPAPVNYPTTYSALIAQAQLVRIANGIHHEFLSAKTANQKMAYQLAEIMAQKLDVWRDNLPTYFTSPDVPAWFLGPRSIVLWKEQNLRILLWRGTKKVHPYLPSRMDARSRCLDAAMETIQSISSFVASYESGLHPGIVWYGTYFIFQAMLVLEASCLGRDGQPDQDFPYDSGGWEASISAATQCLESLARRNSSAALCLEFIERIHRSAGSTAGEMPGTQMDSVQQATDGVLTYDYLFDPTAWTSEMDNIATDPVLRELIGEAFLDFEAVPTVACDLDLSA encoded by the exons ATGTTTCTCTCCCTCCGCTTCCATCGACATCTGAAGAGGCAACCTAGTCCATCGGGCGACAGTCAGCCGCCCGCCGTTACCTCGTCCTTGCATCAGCAAACAACGGCCCCGGCCCAATACCAGCACCTCCGCAACGCCCCACTCGGTGCTCAACCCCCGAGCCGATCGGACATGAGTCGTCCCACGGGGAGGGATGGGCCACGGCTCCAAGTCAGCCGAGCCTGTGTCCACTGCCAAAGGCGCAAAACACGGTGTGCGGGGAGCAACAATGGCCAAAGAGCTTGCAGTTACTGCTTGAGCACTGGGAAAACGTGTAGTTTTGACCAGCGCCCGGATCGAACCCCGCTCACTCGCAAAAACCTTGATGACGCTGAGACGCGTTGCATGCAGTTGAGGTCGCTTCTAGAGAAGTTCAACCCTGGCTTGGATATTGACGCCGAGCTCGCAGCATTCGGTAGTAGTTCTGATGTTGTACAAGATTCGCCCGAtggcgttgaagatggcgccgCTCGAGAAGATTATGAGTGGAATGAGGCCTCATCACACGTCTCGCCTGGCTCCTCAGCTATGCATAAGGATGGCATGGCAATTCTACCGAGCCTCAATGCTGGATACCTCG GCCGAAGCTCAGGGTCCGAGATCCTTCAAGAGGTTACGGCCTTACTCCCGCCATCCACGATTCTATCACCCAGTGGCAGTGATGAATCCCACCCGCTTCCCGCCCAGCCTGCTGCGAGAGGCGTTGGCCCAGACCCTCCACAGCTTGCATCTTTGGCTGTCATCAACACGTTGATTGATGGGTATTTTCGCCTGTTCAACACCTCTTACCCAATTCTCCACGAGCCAACATTCCGAAGCGAAGTCGCCAATCGAGACAGGGTGTGTGCCAACCCGACCTGGCGTATAATATATTACATGGCTCTGGCCATTGGGAGCTGGCTGCTGGACAATAACACAACTCCCGAACAATGCCCGTTTTACTCTGCTGCTAGATCACGTATCTCGATGCAGGTATTTGAGGCCGGTACTATCAGAACTGTTCAAGGTTTGCTTCTGATGGGCAACTATCTGCAGAAGCGAGACAGGCCGAATACTGGATACAGTCTCATCGGTCTTGCCCAAAGGATCGCATTCGGGATTGGTTTGCATCGGGAAAGGCCGTcggccgaggacaaggtcgTGTTCGAGCGGCATCGACAGCTGTTCTGGGTCGTCTACTGTTTTGATAGTGGTTTCAGCATCACCACTGGTCGCCCGATGGCAGTTCTTGAGGGCTTTATAGATCAAGCTTTACCCCGGAACATTGACGACCAA GACTGTGATAATTCATCCGTTGTGCCGGCTCCTGTCAACTACCCTACCACTTACTCCGCCCTCATTGCTCAAGCTCAGCTAGTCAGGATTGCAAACGGGATTCACCACGAGTTCCTCTCCGCAAAGACGGCCAACCAAAAGATGGCATACCAGCTGGCTGAGATCATGGCCCAGAAGCTGGACGTGTGGAGAGACAACCTCCCGACATACTTTACTAGCCCAGATGTCCCGGCCTGGTTTCTGGGCCCACGGTCAATCGTTTTGTGGAAAGAGCAAAACTTGCGCATTCTGCTATGGAGGGGAACCAAGAAGGTTCACCCATATTTGCCAAGTCGCATGGATGCCAGGAGTCGCTGCCTTGACGCCGCGATGGAGACTATACagtccatctcctcctttgtTGCCTCCTATGAAAGTGGCCTGCACCCTGGAATCGTTTGGTATGGAACCTACTTCATCTTCCAGGCAATGCTGGTACTCGAAGCCAGCTgtcttggccgagatggccaaCCTGACCAAGATTTCCCGTACGATTCCGGGGGCTGGGAGGCCTCAATATCCGCTGCCACCCAATGTCTTGAGTCGCTTGCCCGAAGGAATAGCTCCGCCGCCCTCTGCCTCGAGTTCATTGAGAGAATTCATCGTTCAGCCGGATCGACGGCTGGAGAAATGCCTGGTACCCAGATGGACTCTGTGCAGCAAGCCACGGATGGAGTCCTCACCTATGACTATCTTTTTGATCCGACAGCTTGGACGTCGGAAATGGACAACATCGCCACTGACCCAGTTTTACGGGAGCTCATCGGCGAGGCCTTTTTGGACTTTGAGGCTGTACCAACTGTGGCTTGTGACCTCGACTTGTCTGCTTGA
- a CDS encoding PKS-ER domain-containing protein, translating to MSQTNLSCVLYGPGKVRFEDRPVPSLKDPHDVIIRISYVGVCGSDVHFWTDGGFARKVSEDQPLVMGHEASGIVHSVGPDVTLLKPGDRVAIEPGFSCRRCKQCKDGRYNLCPKMKFAADPPLTQGTLSRFFSIPEDFAYKIPDSLSLEEAVLVEPLAVAVHGIRLAGLGVGQRVLVQGSGTIGLLTAAVAKAYGARQVYITDVNLDKITFAKKYLECSAFVPDLGSTPEENASRFKTETGLGDGVEAVLECTGVEASTQTGLLALSAGGVLVQVGIGKPVQAIPIHAMSEKEIVLKTSFRYGPGDYEIALELLESGKVSVGPLISSIMPFEKATEAWEKTRKGEGIKNLIRGVQD from the exons ATGAGCCAAACA AATCTCTCTTGTGTCCTCTATGGTCCCGGCAAAGTCCGTTTTGAGGATCGACCGGTCCCATCCCTCAAAGATCCCCACGATGTCATCATTCGCATTTCCTACGTCGGCGTCTGTGGCAGTGAT GTTCACTTTTGGACGGATGGCGGCTTTGCGAGAAAGGTTTCCGAGGACCAACCTCTCGTCATGGGCCACGAAGCATCCGGCATTGTTCACTCGGTTGGGCCTGATGTTACGCTTCTCAAACCCGGTGACCGCGTAGCTATCGAGCCTGGGTTCTCCTGCAGAAGATGCAAGCAATGCAAAGATGGAAGATATAACCTCTGTCCCAAGATGAAGTTCGCCGCAGATCCTCCCCTTACGCAGGGTACACTGTCTCGCTTTTTCAGCATCCCCGAGGACTTCGCATACAAAATTCCCGATTCTCTCagtcttgaagaagccgtTCTCGTTGAACCTCTGGCAGTTGCCGTCCATGGTATTCGCCTTGCAGGCCTTGGGGTTGGGCAGCGTGTCCTGGTACAAGGCTCTGGGACCATTGGTCTCCTCACTGCTGCGGTCGCAAAGGCGTATGGCGCGAGGCAGGTCTACATCACGGATGTTAACCTGGACAAGATCACATTCGCAAAGAAATATCTGGAATGCTCTGCGTTTGTCCCAGATCTCGGGTCGACGCCAGAGGAAAACGCATCCAGGTTCAAGACTGAGACGGgactcggcgatggcgttgaagcAGTCCTAGAATGCACTGGCGTTGAAGCATCGACTCAGACTGGGCTTCTTGCCCTCTCCGCCGGTGGTGTTCTTGTTCAGGTCGGGATAGGGAAGCCAGTGCAAGCAATTCCTATTCACGCCATGTCTGAGAAGGAAATCGTTCTCAAGACGTCATTCCGTTATGGGCCTGGTGACTATGAAATCGCactcgagctgcttgagtCTGGTAAAGTCTCTGTGGGGCCTTTGATCAGCAGTATTATGCCGTTTGAAAAGGCTACCGAAGCCTGGGAGAAGACCAGAAAGGGTGAGGGGATTAAGAACTTGATCCGGGGGGTACAGGATTGA
- a CDS encoding PepX-C domain-containing protein, producing the protein MAQSRGIINTVLDRSIGWLFGLPSERCGYTTETVSIPLKDGVILAADLYKPAGMEPLGTILAQCPYGRGIFMAAGNARIFAPRGYQILLVSCRGTFGSTGDFNGGFSQLEDGQEVVSWMREQPWYTGTFATIGASFMGYAQWALLRDPPKDMVAAIITIGPHDFAESNWGTGALRLQQRLSWADLIVHQETATMSDRLKMMGNTRIAPMMNATPLQEHVDAYFGDKAPWLTHSLTHPDITDPSWASQRHAEALERADIPILLISGWHDVFLDQTMHQYQRLHGRGCNVALSIGPGAHMDVQNGDSNRDTLDWLEKYLAGKEGVERKSPVRVCLGSPGQGWLALPSWPPQTTPSEFYLHLDGVLGRSAPSEEAYSSFTFNPEDPTPTVGGPLLTGGGSTDDTALAARDDTLVFTTKALKREVLLLGQPVVKLEHSTDRPYADLFVRLSEVNAKGKSHNVTEAFTRLPVERDSRSVTIPMRHIAHNFPIGSMIRLLIAGGSHPQFARNYGSGEPLATGTTLIPVKHTVYHGTQGISSIVLPVG; encoded by the coding sequence ATGGCTCAAAGCCgcggcatcatcaacacagTGCTGGATCGCTCTATTGGGTGGCTCTTTGGGCTACCTTCGGAACGATGCGGCTACACCACCGAGACTGTTTCGATCCCACTGAAGGATGGCGTCATCCTAGCAGCCGACCTGTATAAGCCTGCCGGCATGGAACCCCTCGGAACTATTCTCGCCCAGTGTCCGTACGGTCGAGGTATTTTCATGGCCGCTGGAAACGCTCGCATATTTGCACCGCGGGGATATCAGATTCTTCTTGTCAGCTGTCGCGGAACCTTCGGATCGACTGGGGACTTCAACGGAGGCTTCTCGCAGCTtgaagatggacaagaagttGTCTCGTGGATGCGTGAGCAGCCGTGGTATACAGGGACTTTCGCTACTATTGGTGCCTCGTTCATGGGCTACGCGCAATGGGCGCTTCTCCGTGATCCTCCGAAAGACATGGTCGCTGCCATTATCACCATCGGTCCACACGATTTCGCTGAAAGCAACTGGGGAACCGGGGCACTCAGACTGCAGCAGCGCCTCTCCTGGGCTGATCTTATCGTGCATCAGGAAACGGCCACTATGAGTGATCGGTTAAAGATGATGGGAAATACCAGGATCGCTCCAATGATGAACGCAACGCCGTTGCAGGAACATGTGGATGCCTATTTTGGCGACAAAGCTCCATGGCTCACTCACTCGCTCACGCACCCGGACATTACGGATCCAAGCTGGGCATCACAAAGACATGCTGAGGCCCTTGAAAGGGCGGATATCCCAATCTTGCTCATCTCAGGTTGGCACGACGTCTTCCTAGATCAGACCATGCATCAGTATCAACGCTTGCACGGGCGAGGGTGCAACGTTGCGCTCAGCATCGGCCCTGGAGCTCACATGGATGTCCAAAACGGCGACAGCAATCGTGACACCTTGGACTGGCTCGAGAAATATCTTGCAGGCAAGGAGGGTGTCGAAAGGAAGTCACCGGTTAGAGTTTGTCTTGGAAGTCCTGGTCAGGGGTGGTTAGCGCTCCCGAGCTGGCCTCCACAAACTACACCTTCAGAGTTTTACTTGCACCTTGATGGGGTTCTCGGACGTTCTGCACCTTCGGAGGAAGCATATTCCTCCTTCACTTTCAACCCCGAAGATCCTACACCCACTGTTGGAGGACCTCTCCTGACTGGTGGCGGAAGCACCGACGACACAGCACTAGCGGCCCGAGACGACACCCTCGTGTTCACGACGAAAGCATTGAAGAGGGAAGTGCTACTCCTGGGTCAACCAGTTGTCAAGCTGGAGCATTCCACGGATCGACCCTACGCCGACTTGTTTGTTCGTCTTAGCGAAGTAAACGCAAAAGGCAAGAGCCATAACGTGACGGAAGCATTCACACGGCTTCCAGTGGAGAGGGACAGTCGTTCAGTGACTATTCCAATGCGGCATATTGCTCACAATTTCCCCATAGGCTCGATGATTCGTCTTCTTATTGCGGGAGGGTCTCATCCCCAGTTTGCTCGTAACTATGGATCAGGAGAGCCACTCGCTACAGGGACAACCTTGATTCCTGTGAAGCACACGGTCTATCATGGCACTCAAGGGATCTCATCTATTGTTCTTCCAGTTGGCTGA